AAAATATAAGTTAGATGTTTTTGCGCCAGGCGCCAGTATTTTGAGCACCTGGCGACCGGAAACATACAGTTCTATCAGTGGCACTTCGATGGCCTGCCCGATGGTGGCGGGGCTGGCGGCGCTGGTAGCGGCGCAATATCCTGACTACACGCCGCAGCAAATCGCTGAGAAAATCAGGGTCACTGCCGACGCGATTGATTCAGAAAATCCAACTTACGATGGCTTGCTCGGAAAAGGACGAATCAACGCGTATCAAGCGGTTTCTGAAAGTTCCTCGCCGTCCATTCGCCTCCAAGACGTAACCTTTTTAGATGAGAACGACGATGGTCTGCTAAGTCAAGGTGAAGCGGTTAGTGTGCAAATAGAGGTGAAAAATTTATTGGCGACGGCTTCCAGCATTTCTCTCACGCTGGCTTCGGAAAGTGACGATATTACAATAACGCAAGCCTCACAAACGATTTCCAGTTTGAGCACAAACGAATCCGCCACCGTTTCTACGTTTCAGTTTGAAATAAATAGCAGTGTTGCCGAAAACACAGAGGTGGAATTTACGCTGACAATCACTGCCAATAGTGGGGCTTACACAAATGAAGAGCAGTTTTCGGGCGAGATTGAATCGTCTTACGTCACGCTCTATGCGAGCGGGAGCAATGTGATTTTTTCGCTCAATGGACAGGGCAACATTGGATATGATGATTTTCCAAACAATGAGTTGGGCGAAGGGCTGCTCTATGATGAAGTCGATATGCTGTATGAAGGCGCGCTGATTTTGGGGACGTCAGATTCCACAGTTGAAGATGTGGCCAGAACCAGCGGTTCATCCAAATCGGAAGATTTTTCAAACACCTATTTGACGAGCGTTCAGGCGCTGAATGAAACGATCTATCAAGTGAAATCGCGCTACGATGATTCGCCCGTTTCAAGCGATTCGCGCTTAAATGTGGATATTCAGGAAACCGGGTATCTATTCACCTCGTCGTCTTATACCGACATGGCGATCATGAAATATGTCATCACCAACCATTCCGATGCCCAGCTTGATAGCTTCCATGTTGGGCTCTTGATGGATTGGGATGTCGTTTCCTATTCGGAAAACACCTCGGCGTATGATAGCGATGAATCGCTGCTGTATGTGTATCACTCAGATGGATATTATGCGGGGCTAAAAGCATTGGAATCGCCGAAAAGTGCGGCCATTCTCAACAATCAAAGCATTACAAGCTTGAGCGACGCCAAAAAGTGGAACTTGATTTCGGGCGGGATTCAAACGACGGCGATGTATGGCGACGTGGTCACTTTTGTGGGTGCGGGGAATTTTAGCATTCCAGCTGGCGATTCCATAACCGTTGGATTTGCGATGGTTTTTGGTCAAAGCCTGAGCGAACTGCTTGAAAATGCAAGCAACGCCAGCACAAAATGGAAAGCGATGACGGGCACTTTGGCAACGGAAGAAGAGGAAGAAACAACGATTTCTCAGTACAAACTTGATCAAAATTATCCCAATCCGTTTAATCCCACCACCACAATTGCCTACGAAATTCCCGCAGGGGCCAGCGCGCAATGGGTTTCGTTGAAGGTCTTTGATGTTTTGGGTCGGCAAGTAGCCACTTTGGTCAATGAGCGAAAATCGGCGGGGTCGTATCAGGTAACTTTCGACGCGTCTCATTTTGCCAGCGGCCTCTATTTGTATCGAATTCAAGCCGGATCGTATGTCGCCACGCGCAAAATGTTGCTGGTAAAATAAAGTAGGAATGCAAACGCGTGAAGCGGGGCAAGCTTCACGCGCTGCTAAAATTCATGTGAAAAAAGCCTTTTTTGCGGGCTCTTTTTTCTCCTAACGGTTTTTCCAAAAAACGTATTTTGGGGGTTGCCTATCTTCTGTCTTAAAGCTTCTGTCCTGGATATTTAATCCGTTTGTGATGCGCGGCCATCAAGGTATTTAAAAAGATTCTTTTCAATTGGTTGATTTCATCGAGCGTGATCGGGCATTCGGTAAATTGATTTTCGTCAAAGCGCTTTTTGACGACATTTTCAATCGTTTGGGAAATCGTGGTTTCGGTGTGTTCACTCAGCGAGCGCACAGACGCTTCCACGCCGTCGGCGAGCATCACGATGGCGGATTCCTTCGTTTGCGGCTTTGGCCCCGGATATTGAAAATCTTCAATAGGAAGGCCGTTCGGTGTGATTTTAAGTGCTTTATCAAAGAAAAACTGCATAACGGATGTGCCATGATGCTGCGGGATAAAATCCAAAATCACTTCCGGTAATTTGTATTGCCTGCCGATGGCGACGCCGTCGCTGACGTGTGCAGCGATAATGCGGCTGCTGTAAATCGGATCGAGCTTATCGTGAGGGTTTGCGCTGCTTTGATTTTCCGTAAAATAATTTGCGTTAGGTGTTTTGCCAATGTCGTGAAAATATGCGCCTACCCGGCAAAGAAGCTGATTGGCGCCGATTTCAGCCGCAGCTCTTTCCGAAAGCATGCTGACCATCATGGTGTGGTGAAATGTGCCGGGCGCTTGAAGGCTCATTTCTTTCAAAAGTGGGTGGTTGGTGTCGGAAAGTTCCAGCAGCGCCAAATCGGTGGTGATGCCGAATGTTTTTTCAATCAGCAGCACGATTGGGTAAATGAAAAAGCAAAGCATCGAGCTGATAGCGGCGTAAAAAATATCGTTCAAAATTTCTTCCAACGGACTGAGTCGCGAAAGGCTAAATGCGGTAATCGAAAGCAAATAGCCGACAAAAATGA
Above is a window of Chloroherpeton thalassium ATCC 35110 DNA encoding:
- a CDS encoding S8 family serine peptidase; translated protein: MIRSRLVLFSCGLLALTLSAFVQVGLAAVDKTSKQKNASVSAYSVSATAYKKQRATWQESEILPNVVVVKYRESASASVKSSSTLSSSYSDLNILSERKLCPTIASSTISTKSSTQSASASASLAQLAVFTYASTQDPQTVADLLSEDENIEYAEPYFIRQTFYSPSDTYYSSSWWLELIEAAKAWEITKGDETVAIGIVDTGVEWYHPDLEDKIMYNSGEIEDDGIDNDGNGYIDDYIGWDFGSADNYPETGGSGDNDPNEASAYSSTHGTHCAGIAAAATDNSIGVASIGFNTKIIPVKTSIDQGAATSIYYGIEGILYAAERGAKIISCSWGGSSYSRYEQEIINYVTEDLGALVVAASGNSAKNIDEDPVYPAAYKNVLSVGSVAQNDVKATSSNYGKYKLDVFAPGASILSTWRPETYSSISGTSMACPMVAGLAALVAAQYPDYTPQQIAEKIRVTADAIDSENPTYDGLLGKGRINAYQAVSESSSPSIRLQDVTFLDENDDGLLSQGEAVSVQIEVKNLLATASSISLTLASESDDITITQASQTISSLSTNESATVSTFQFEINSSVAENTEVEFTLTITANSGAYTNEEQFSGEIESSYVTLYASGSNVIFSLNGQGNIGYDDFPNNELGEGLLYDEVDMLYEGALILGTSDSTVEDVARTSGSSKSEDFSNTYLTSVQALNETIYQVKSRYDDSPVSSDSRLNVDIQETGYLFTSSSYTDMAIMKYVITNHSDAQLDSFHVGLLMDWDVVSYSENTSAYDSDESLLYVYHSDGYYAGLKALESPKSAAILNNQSITSLSDAKKWNLISGGIQTTAMYGDVVTFVGAGNFSIPAGDSITVGFAMVFGQSLSELLENASNASTKWKAMTGTLATEEEEETTISQYKLDQNYPNPFNPTTTIAYEIPAGASAQWVSLKVFDVLGRQVATLVNERKSAGSYQVTFDASHFASGLYLYRIQAGSYVATRKMLLVK